A stretch of DNA from Coccidioides posadasii str. Silveira chromosome 4, complete sequence:
CTTTCCAGCTAGGTAATCTAGCAATTTTCAATTATTCTTGATTTTACAAACATCTAGCAATCTTCATCAATTGCAGCACTAATAGAAGAAGGTTAAGTATCTTGTAGAACAGAGACTTAAAAGTCTTCCTGATCTAGAGAAAGGCCTGGATCTAATTATTAACGCTTGTAAATATAGCATGGTCAATACCACTATTATAAAAAAGtaatatcaagatatatttgctgcaaataagaaagaaaagtaaaaataCAAGAGATCTACTTACAGAATttaatataaagaagatctAACTAGAAAAGAAGCTTAGAATcttattatttcttctgctCAGCCTATTGAACAGCCAGTTATTCAATTCTCCTCATCTCATACCTTAGAGTATATGCTACAGTTATGAGCTCCACCAAAGTGCAGCAATTGTGGTATGCTCAGGCATACAAGACTAAAATGTGCAGAATCTAGTgtaatttaatttaatttaattatttGTTGCTAATCATAGATAATTTCGGTTAAAATCTAGTTGtagaaatatattaaattTGGTGTGCCGCTCGGTGGTGTGAGCCGCTCGGGGGTGAATTACGTTAGCTGCTGACAAAGTGGCTGGGACAGTGGATGACATAATCACTCAACCTGTGTCCTGGCATCTTCTCATGATTTCCATCGCAGAGACTGTTGTTAAATGGCATGGCGAATTATTTTACACAACCTGGCATCCCAATACCAGTCAAATTGACTTTGTTAAGTCTTTGCTAGCAACATCCAATCTTACATTCTGGGATTTTAGCAGCTGTCAATGGATTCTTGATTTTATCCGGAAATTTTTGCAGTCCCAGGCTGGGATAACCCATCAACAGAGTGTTTTGACGCGGCTTAAAGGTGATGTCAAGCTCTCCAGGGATATCATCAAGGCATTCTTGCTGAACCTGAATTCTGAGTTGGATGGTTTGGTACGGCGCGAGGACCTCACAGCTCTGTGTCTATCACAAGCAATAAACCACTTATATCACTTCAATTTCGCGGAAGCACATGAAGAAGTTAGAAAAATTGCGAATTTTCCAAGAACACAGGAATACCTGCCTTGGGACCAAGTACTTTGCGTCGGCCGGATTATGAGAGGAGAGGGACGGTTTGAGCAAGCAAAGACCTGCTTCATGACCTGCCTCGGAAGTCCAGGACTGCGCAAATCCCAGCGGTTCATTGTTCAGTCAACCCTTGCAGATACTTACTGTGAGTTGGACTATCAAACGGGGAATCGGTCTTTTCTCTCCCAGGCAAAGGAAATCGTGGAACCAGAAACTGAACGGCTGAAAGCGTCGTCTGGTCAGCATTTCAAAGGATTTCGACGCTTACTCCTTTCCCTTACCGAGGTCAAAATCAGGCAAGGCTATTATCGGGATGCTGGCCTGTTAGCCAGGAAGCTAATAGTCATATATGGCAACTTACAAGAGCCAGACATAGTGGATCGGCTTGGTCATGTCAGGGTACGCATTGCCCTCGCACGTCTCTCTCTAACCGCCGAGGATGCATTGGAACGGTGGAACGAGGTCTTGTACTGGAATAGATTCTACAACCCTTTCGAGGAAGAAGTTTTCGCTTGCGGTGTTGCCCACCTTTTCCTTTGTATCACATGGTACAAGCTTGGAGATATCGACAAGAGCACGGATAGCTTCCAGAATGCAGTTCGAGTGATTGAGGGGAAGCAACATCAATTTTTGATCCTGGGGTTGGATACCTATCTTTTTCATGGTGTGTGCGATCAGATACAGTCTAAGATTGGGTGGTTTGTCACTAGTGAAATATCTACAGTGAACTTGAGAACAAATTGATGAATTTTTTAATGGTTTATCTTGCCCAAATCTCTCGTACCTCAAGCCCCAACAATTGTTGTACTAGATAGTACGTCTAGCTCGGCATATCTCTTTTGGGTTTGGACGAGCGTGATCTCGATCGGCGGTGTTTGGCTGGCAGAACAAGAAGATACTCATGACCATCTAGCAAGTCTCCAAATGGCCACACCCAGGTTTCTTTAACCATTTTCAAAGCCTCTAATGGCTCCTCATGGTCAACAAAAAAACCAGTATTGACTCCGCAAATAAGTCCTGTCGGATCCTCGGGTTCGAAGAGAGAGCCGCACAATTTCGCCTCTCTAACGTAGGATATCGGTGATACTTTCATGATTGCTTCGGCATTTTCCGCAATGAAGTTGAGAGACACTCTTTCAATACTTGCTGCTCAGGATTAGAATTAGATTCTACATTATTGACAAAGGATTGAACATACTTCCAAAAGCTGAAGCAGCCGCCAAGCAAGCTGCAGGGTGAGAGCTCATAATACCATATATGTCGTCCCCATCCGATCGAATGGACCTTAAAAGGCCACCGGCAAGTCCACGCTCACGATAGTCTCTATCTACCACCAACTGAGTGATCCAACAGACATTTTTGCCATCATGTTTCCAGCGGCAGGCGAATGCACTTCCAGCAAGGTTCCCATCAACGGTCACTCTGACATGAAGACTTGCTGAGGCCTCGGGCAAGTTTTGTTCTCGCAGTCGGTGCCCACTGAGTTTAACCGGCTTTCCTGGAGGGTGTTAGAGATGAGGTGAGAGACGAGGGGCATATCACTTACCTGGACACCGGGACTGCTTTCCCCAAATTCCGTAATTCTCGCTGAAGAGCTTTgctgcttcatccagcatagCATCCGTGATTTGATCAGCAGTGAAGCTCTCATACAGTTGCGTGGCCATCCTGACGGAATTTTGTTTGCTGACACCCGAAGAATTCTCAATAATAGCAATGCTGGgttctagaatgaacttcACACCAGAATGAGCGGAAGCGGCTGAAGACAAAGATGAATTTGAAGGTTCACCCGAGGGAGATGGTGTCTCTTTGGACACACAAAGCTGCTGCCTCTCTGTCATGGCGACCAGTGTTGATGGAGGAAGGAAGCGGGGAATCCGCTGGCATTGCAGCCAATCACTAACTAGTGGTTAGATGGGGGGGGTCTAGTGACCCAGGTTCCTGCCTGGTTACCACCAAACGCCAAATAACCTGTTTGGACCAGGGAGGAGGTAGATTATGTAATCAATACTGCTTCATCAAATCATCAAAACTACCTCATATTGTCAGGAGCAAATTTTTGAAATATCTCCACAACCACCTTCCTATCTGGCTTACACAGTAGCTCAATCTGCTTGCCAGAGCTCAAGGTATCACTCAATATCAAGAAAAGCATAGCAAGCAGCCAAACTGCTTCTCAGAGAGGTCTCCAGCCCAAAAACATCCACAATCATGCAATTTAAATACAAGCAGATATTAAAGCTATTGTTAGGAAAACCAGACTTAGGTTACAtgggttttcccaggatttgGGGTACAAAAAAGCTAAGTAGAtccaatgcctgcaactgataagaggaagtcatgcatagaatatagaggtccctgttatgaatcttgtggcacgGCAGCCAAAGATACAGAATGATTTgatgaaacctgacaagaCAGAGTCATGGgctgttgtggagaaaccttaagATGGGAAGTCATGTGATCAGGAAGTGATATGAGTGAAAtgagatataagaaaggAAGTATCATGTATTGTGATACTACAACACAAGTAATCTGGAAGGAAGTATTGTGAGTATCACCAGGGGAGcatcatatatataagaatgctcaTTATCAAAGATCTGATGGACTTGTTTATcatgatcaatcttcttatctatcttacagatacctttgaatcagatac
This window harbors:
- a CDS encoding uncharacterized protein (EggNog:ENOG410Q5AE), which translates into the protein MISIAETVVKWHGELFYTTWHPNTSQIDFVKSLLATSNLTFWDFSSCQWILDFIRKFLQSQAGITHQQSVLTRLKGDVKLSRDIIKAFLLNLNSELDGLVRREDLTALCLSQAINHLYHFNFAEAHEEVRKIANFPRTQEYLPWDQVLCVGRIMRGEGRFEQAKTCFMTCLGSPGLRKSQRFIVQSTLADTYCELDYQTGNRSFLSQAKEIVEPETERLKASSGQHFKGFRRLLLSLTEVKIRQGYYRDAGLLARKLIVIYGNLQEPDIVDRLGHVRVRIALARLSLTAEDALERWNEVLYWNRFYNPFEEEVFACGVAHLFLCITWYKLGDIDKSTDSFQNAVRVIEGKQHQFLILGLDTYLFHGVCDQIQSKIGWFVTSEISTVNLRTN
- a CDS encoding uncharacterized protein (EggNog:ENOG410PP6U), which translates into the protein MTERQQLCVSKETPSPSGEPSNSSLSSAASAHSGVKFILEPSIAIIENSSGVSKQNSVRMATQLYESFTADQITDAMLDEAAKLFSENYGIWGKQSRCPGKPVKLSGHRLREQNLPEASASLHVRVTVDGNLAGSAFACRWKHDGKNVCWITQLVVDRDYRERGLAGGLLRSIRSDGDDIYGIMSSHPAACLAAASAFGTSIERVSLNFIAENAEAIMKVSPISYVREAKLCGSLFEPEDPTGLICGVNTGFFVDHEEPLEALKMVKETWVWPFGDLLDGHEYLLVLPAKHRRSRSRSSKPKRDMPS